TAAAAAGTGAACTTATAATTACAATTAAAGATACAGGAATAGGTATTTCAAAGGAAGATCTTCCAAATATATTTAACAGATTTTACAGAGCAGATAAATCCAGGACAAAAAAAACTGGAGGAACCGGTCTTGGTCTCTCCATAGCAAAATGGATTATACTAGCTCATAAGGGTTCAATAGATGTACGTAGTGAACTTAGTGCAGGAACTAAAATAGCCCTGCATTTACCTATAATTAAACTTTAATTATATCATAAATTTTATAGCTTTGTTTTATAGTATTTATAAAGCCTTACCTGTTAATTAATTTGTATAAATACTATAAAACCTTAATATACATTTATAAAATAAACTATTTTGAATATTTTTCATAAAAATTAATTATAATAATTGTTTTTTTAATGCAGGCTCAAAAAAACTAAGGAATTCACTAGAACTATAAAATTGAATATCTTTTGGAAAAGCTTTCATCTTGGAACATATGGATAGTTTATATTCTGGAATGCTATATTCCTTAAAATAATATTTAGAATTATTATATAAGCAGTATAACTCCTTATTAGAATTTCTCGTTAAAGTAAAAGAGTTCATTGGTATATGTAATCCCATACCCTTTGCCTTTATAAGACTTTCTTTAAGTGTCCAAATAGAATAAAAATAATCCAGCTTTTTATTTAATGAAACATTATTATATTCTTCATATTCCTCAGTTGAAAAGACATAATTTGCTGTATTAAGATCTATATCCTTTATGTATTCTATATCTATACCAACACCATAGTTCCCTATAGCACATACCACTAACTCATTGGAGTGTGATATATTATACTCTAAACCTATATAATCCTTAAGAAAGGGTTTTCCGAACTTGTTAACAGTAAAATTTATTTCATGATTCTTTATCTTTAGTTTATTACATATTAAGTATCTTACTAACAGATCACTTACCATTCCTCTTTTTTTATCTTCAGATATTCTAAATCTTAATAATCTCTGTATTTTTTCAGCAGATATATATTTAAAAAATTCATCAAGTATTTTTTCATCTTTAAAATCTCTAATATTCACAGCATATATTTCAAACATTTTTTTCTCCTCTTACAATTACTTTTACAAATATATTATTGCCAATATTGCCTTAAATTTACACTATAGCCTTCTGATTTTATTTCAAATTCAAATAGCTCTCTAGTTATTTATTTTCTTATAAAATGAATTTAATATATTAATTTATTTTACAACTTCCATAATGATTTAATCCCTAGAGACAATGGTATCTATTATTTTTCTCTCCATAACTTCTGCTACTTTATGAATATGCTCTTGAAATTCACCTTTTCTGTACTTGTCTATAAGTTTAAATCTCTGTATCTTTCCACTGGTAGTTTTGGGAATAGATCTTACTGGAATAACTTCATCTACGTTTATATTAATCTTTTCTTCTATTACTGTCTTCACTCCTTCTGCAAAATCTATAAAGTCCTCTATTTTTCTCTTGAAGAGTAAAAATATAATCAATTTATCTTCTTTAATAAATCTATCCTTTAGAGCACAAGCAACTATTCTCCCTGTAGAAATACCTTCTATATCTTCACATTTCTTTTCGATATAATGTGGATAATAAGTTACTCCATTTATTGTAATTACATCCCTTGACCTTCCTACAACAACAATTCTTCCATCCTTTATGAAACCTAAGTCCCCAGTGGAAAGCCAACCATCTTTACTTATAATTTTTTCCGTAAGCTCAGGATTGTTATAGTACTCTTTTGTTACATTGTCTCCACTGATTTGAATATTTCCAAGTCTTCCCTCTTCTAAAACATTTCTATTATCATCTACTATTCTTATATTACAGTGCTTTACACTATAGCCTTCCACTACAAGCTCCATACTTATATCCGATTCTTCATTAGCCTTTAATTCAATAACTTGATTGCCTATATTAAGTGAATCCCTTCTCACATATATACAGGAGAATTCCTCATCTACTGGAGGAAAAG
This genomic window from Clostridium pasteurianum DSM 525 = ATCC 6013 contains:
- a CDS encoding 4'-phosphopantetheinyl transferase family protein, coding for MFEIYAVNIRDFKDEKILDEFFKYISAEKIQRLLRFRISEDKKRGMVSDLLVRYLICNKLKIKNHEINFTVNKFGKPFLKDYIGLEYNISHSNELVVCAIGNYGVGIDIEYIKDIDLNTANYVFSTEEYEEYNNVSLNKKLDYFYSIWTLKESLIKAKGMGLHIPMNSFTLTRNSNKELYCLYNNSKYYFKEYSIPEYKLSICSKMKAFPKDIQFYSSSEFLSFFEPALKKQLL